In Mesoplodon densirostris isolate mMesDen1 chromosome 2, mMesDen1 primary haplotype, whole genome shotgun sequence, the DNA window GCCGGCCCCTCAGTCAgacttctccttctccttcatgTGTAAGAAGACGACGCTGAAGATGAAGAGCCCCACCATCATGGAGAAGGCGCTGGCATAGTAGGGATAGGCCGAGGGGATGAAGCGCTCGTACTGCGTGTGCTGCAGGGGCCGCACCGACACCTGCGACACGACACGGGTGGCAGCCCTGAGCACGCGGAGGGGCGGGCGGGGCAGGCGGGGCAGGCGGGGCAGGCgctggctgggggcggggctgcgggCCGGCTTACCTGCGTGGAGGAGTACAAGTGCGTGTAGCCTAGCCGGTTGTAATCCACTTTGAACTGGAACACGCCGTACACGTCAGGCAACTTGAACTGGACGCTGTACTTGCCAGCTGGGGAAGAGCCGAGACACGTAACCAGGAGGGGCTTCCCGCGGCATCTGCTGGCCGCACGAGAGCCGGCCCGAGGCAGGGACAGGCTTCCCAGAGTTTTCTCTCGCAAGAACTGCACTTACCTTTCCTTTTCAAGAAGGTCCTCACGAAAGGATCGATGCGGACAAACTCCAGCTGAATGTCATCACCATCAAAGGGGACCCACTTGCCGTCTGAGAGCTGCTCAATCACAATGCTGTACTCCTGAGGCGAAAGGCCGGTCAGCCGGGGTGGCCGGGGACTGGCAGGACGCCCCCAGCCCTCAGCTGCACTGAATCCCCACCGTGAGTCTGGCAGGAACCCCCAGGGGTTCTGAAAACCCGGGCAAGCCCCACCCACCGCCCCTGGACAGTGATGGAGGACACCACCCAGCCAGCTCACCCCCCTGACTCGTACCTGCACCCCTATACAAGCCCGTGGAAGCCTGCACCCAAACACTGCCCTTCCCGAAAGCACCGGGCACTCCTGGGCATCCCTGCTTCCATATTCACTGCTCTCGCCTTTCCCTACTTCTCTTCCTGACGGATTCATCCTCAAGGCCCAACTCAAATGTGGTTTCTCTTGTGAATTCCACTCCTAGCAGAGTGAATCAGCAAagcccctcccacctctgcaTTCGCACAGCAAAAGCACACCTCCTCCAAAGAAGGCCGCCTGTTAGGATATGGGTTACTAGGCAGGCTCTCCACACCCCAACCGACTTTCTCACAGTGAAGATGAACTTATTCAGGCTTGTTTAGGCCCCTCAGGCCCAACACAGAAATGTTCAGTAAGTGCTTTTGAGCAGAATCAACTTGGCCAAAACCCGGGGGCCCTCCCGCTCCAAGGAGCTCTTACCACGAGGTCAGTGACAGTGTAGGCGTTGGGTGGGGCTGTCTCGCCCACCCGATGATGGGACACAGGCCCCACACGTAGGACACCCTCCTCCTTGAACACCCAGCGGGAAAGGGCCACAGCTAGCTCATAGTTGCCTGTCTGGGAATACCTGCAGAAGGGGAAACAGGAGAGGCTGGAGCGCTGGAACCAATCACTATCCACCAAGATAAACCACACACAGCCAATTTCTGCCTAGAGGCCATACACATCTAGGGATGCTGGTGAACAGGAACACAGGaaagaaggataggtgtcagctGTTGCTTTGGGTGTCACCTGCACAATAAACACACAATTACCGAAACGTCTCCAGATAAGCCGTCACTACCCTGAAAAGTCTGGACTGCCAACATCAACAATATAAagtcttcaaataattttaaagcacCTGAAGACAACGTAGCCTCTGACACTTTCAGCTAAAAGCCTCCTTCCTCCACATCCACGCACACCTACCGCCCAGACCACACCCCTAAGCACCCCCTGCATCTACCTCGGGGAGCCGGGCGCGGCCTTCTGCACCGCCGAGTTGAAGAAGGCGTCGCTGAAGAAGTCGAGGGAGCCGCTGAAGATGACCCGGGCGTTGTTCCTGGCCTGCAGCCCCGCGATGAGGAGGGTGTTCTTCCCCACGGCATGGGGGTACTGGGAACGACACGGGGCCGTCAGCCGGGAGAGCCAGGGCGAGGGACCGGCAGCGGGGCCTCGGGACAACCTGGGCCCCGGCTGAGGGCAGAAGCTGAGATCCACCCCCTGCCCCGCTGTGGCTGCCCtcgtccccctccccccaacttcTCATTTCATTGCCTCCGAGAAGGGTGCTCTCCTGCTTGCTTCTCGTTTTCAAACAGAAAGTGCTCCgctaccaggcccagggccaggCGGCCTCACGGCGGCGAAGGCCCCTCACCTGGGTGATGGGTTTGTCGGGGAAGAAGGAGTAGGAGGTGGAGGAGCCCGTCAGGATGTCCAGCACCAGAGGATTGTCGGGATCAGCCACCATCCTGGAGGACGAGAGAAGGGCCAGCCCGGACCCCAAGGACTCAGCCCAAAGGACCGGGGCCCCTCCAGGAGCCATTTCTTCACAAGAATTAATCCTACTTTCTAAGAGCCAAACACCTAGCACTCTTCTTGCTGTCACAACGGAGCCTAACTCTTAATGTcacatgttaatctcatccacATCCTCTGGGGGGAGGAAAGCCCCCCAGCAGTCACAAGTTCGGGCTGGCTTCCTGACAAAAGAAAGCGATCCCTTCTTCCCACAGGGTTTCTGCGAGCCTGTCGCTGCTCACTCACCCGACACCTCGAAAGAGGACAGGATTCAGAGACGACTTCCCCATGATGGTCGGGGCCTTGAGCAGGTTCTCCGTGTCGGCCACGATGAGCGTATGCTGCAAGGGCAGAGGGAAAACCAGGCTCAGGAAAAGGCGCCCCAAGCCACGGAGCCTCTCCGGACCCCCTCCCAGTTTCTAGGCTGAACTTTGCTGTTAGGGCCTGAAACCTGGAAGGTGACAGTCCTGATTACCTGGCCAAGGTCTGAGATGTCATAGTTGTGATGGTCGATGACAGCTGTTTTCTCCTCGTCAAATTCGATCCCACACTCACTGCCCAGCTCTCGAAGAGGGTCACCTGCAGCACAGACCCAAGAGATGCCTGACTGACCCTAAGGCGGGCCCTGGGCTAAGCAGTGCCCCTCGTCCTAGCGTCCTCACGAGCCGCTCTCTACCAGTCAGCCCCGGGGCCCTGCAGCTTCAGCAGGCCGGGCGCAGCGCCCACTGGACCCCTGGGCGACAGCACGGTGTTCTGCCTGCGGGAGTCGGACCCTGAACTGACAAGTGCCACCACCTGGCCCTCTCCCTCCGCAAGCACAGTGACCTTGGTTCTGCGCAAAAACCTCCTTGGAAGCAAAGTGACTGGCGCGGACGAACTTGATCTGGATGAGCCTGGGCTTCGAGGTTCCTCTCTTCCTCATCATCGCCCCACCAAGAACCCCACCCGATACAGTTTTAAGAACCTATCAACGCTGGAAGGAATGAAACAAGACTGGTCAGTGGTGTCCACTGGTGCAGCTGGGCGGTAAGTACATGGGATTCGGAACGCTGGAACTCTCCTCTCCCTGCTTCTACGTATCTTTGAAAATGTCCGATGTGagaaacacaaaaataatctgTCAAACCTCCCCTCTTGCCTTCTTTTCATAAGAGAAGAGCCACCAAAACAACACGAAAGAAacgaaggaaaaagacaaaaacagaagaagggaaaaacaaacaaacagggaccCCAGTCCTTAAAAGGACCCACTTCTCATCTCATGGGCTCCGGTCACAGGAAAACACAGGAGGGACCAAATGGCACTGgagttccctccctccctccctggtgaGGCCCCCCTCCGTGAGTGCCAATTTGGCAGCTTCCATTTGTAAAGCCCTCTAAGCTCCCTGGGGAAATGGTGGAAAACACCAGAACTTCCCAGGTCAGACTTACCAATGTCTGAGCTGGCAGCTACCAGGACACGGCCTCCACCGTCGATAAAGGTACTGATGGTCTCCACGTTGATATTTCCCCCGAAATCTGAAAGAATCACCAGACTCGTGACCCAGAAGGTTCTTGTAACTGCCCCTCTGACATCTGGGCAGGGAAGGTGGCCCGCAGACCAGCCGCAATCAATCACAGGATAGCACCCTCTGGAGGCCCAAAACGAGAGGGTCCTTTACAATGCATGCCCCGACACAGGGCAATTCTCCCAGCTTCCCCAGTGTGAAGAGCCAAAAACAATGGCTCAAATTCATAAACCTTTAGAAGTATGAACGAAATAATCAAACACCTACCAATTATAGCTGTCAAGTTAGTCATACATACTTCAAGTCACACATAAACTATTCATCTAGAAATGTCGCATTTTCCCACTCACGTTTCATGAAACAATTTCATTCACACTTGTCACCTGCACCTTTCACATCAGTATCTTTGTCGTCACTTGAGCCACTTCTGGGGTCTCCTAACACAGTCTTCCAGGCCCATCAACCTCACTTCCATCTAAGCCATCTGAGAAGCAGCCCTTTTGAGTTTGAGGATGGTGCTGTCACTCGACACTAGGACTCCTCTGCCTGACGTGAGAGGTTTTTTCCCTATTAATCCTACAGATTCAGATCCAGGACAGCCATAACAGGACCACTTCACATActgttgtttgtctgtttgtttgtttgtttgcggtacgcgggcctctcactgttgtggcctctcccgctgcggagcacaggctccggacgtgcaggctcagcggccatggctcacgggcccagccgctccgcggcatgtgggatcttcccagactggggcacgaacccatgtcccctgcatcggcaggcggactctcaaccactgcgccacc includes these proteins:
- the DDOST gene encoding dolichyl-diphosphooligosaccharide--protein glycosyltransferase 48 kDa subunit codes for the protein MGLGAAARAWSLLWLLLLPLLGLVGASGPRTLVLLDNLNLRETHSLFFRSLKDRGFVLTFKTADDPSLSLIKYGEFLYDNLIIFSPSVEDFGGNINVETISTFIDGGGRVLVAASSDIGDPLRELGSECGIEFDEEKTAVIDHHNYDISDLGQHTLIVADTENLLKAPTIMGKSSLNPVLFRGVGMVADPDNPLVLDILTGSSTSYSFFPDKPITQYPHAVGKNTLLIAGLQARNNARVIFSGSLDFFSDAFFNSAVQKAAPGSPRYSQTGNYELAVALSRWVFKEEGVLRVGPVSHHRVGETAPPNAYTVTDLVEYSIVIEQLSDGKWVPFDGDDIQLEFVRIDPFVRTFLKRKAGKYSVQFKLPDVYGVFQFKVDYNRLGYTHLYSSTQVSVRPLQHTQYERFIPSAYPYYASAFSMMVGLFIFSVVFLHMKEKEKSD